The following are from one region of the Tindallia californiensis genome:
- a CDS encoding DUF188 domain-containing protein, with product MRDDSNIDGMLSSRHINRKLRNKGIYASKSKKRDKDQDKDFERALRRLLKEE from the coding sequence GTGAGGGATGATTCCAATATTGACGGCATGCTTTCCAGCAGGCATATCAATCGAAAACTGAGGAATAAAGGAATCTATGCATCCAAATCGAAGAAACGGGACAAAGATCAGGATAAAGACTTTGAAAGAGCGCTGCGACGCCTGTTGAAGGAGGAATAA
- the cas2 gene encoding CRISPR-associated endonuclease Cas2: MYDINVKRVAKVLKKCREYLYWVQNSVFEGEISEVNYKKLKKELDRIINTEEDSVIVYTFRSTRYSKRETMGIKKGGDDNMI; this comes from the coding sequence GTGTATGATATTAACGTTAAAAGAGTAGCAAAAGTGTTAAAAAAATGTCGGGAATATCTGTACTGGGTTCAAAACTCAGTATTTGAAGGAGAAATTTCAGAAGTCAACTACAAAAAACTAAAGAAGGAACTAGATCGAATCATAAATACGGAAGAAGATTCAGTTATCGTATACACTTTTCGATCAACCCGGTATTCAAAAAGAGAAACCATGGGAATTAAAAAAGGTGGCGACGATAACATGATTTAA
- a CDS encoding ArsR/SmtB family transcription factor: MIEKGEIAIDKLANLFKIFCDVNRLKIFLSLKESPKSVSQIINDTGLSQPLVSFHIKVLRQANVIQSRREGTFVFNELTHPELVSYIESFSEFAEGKIITEDLFTGPNCKPLWLKKD, translated from the coding sequence TTGATCGAGAAAGGGGAGATTGCTATTGATAAGCTAGCGAATCTGTTTAAGATTTTTTGTGATGTGAATCGACTCAAAATATTTCTCTCTCTTAAAGAATCCCCAAAGTCAGTTTCACAAATAATAAATGATACTGGTCTTTCCCAACCATTAGTGTCTTTTCACATCAAGGTATTGCGTCAGGCTAATGTAATTCAGTCCAGAAGAGAAGGAACTTTCGTTTTTAATGAACTGACTCATCCAGAATTAGTGAGCTATATAGAATCATTCAGCGAATTTGCAGAAGGCAAGATTATCACAGAAGACTTGTTTACAGGACCCAACTGTAAGCCCCTATGGTTAAAAAAGGATTGA
- a CDS encoding nucleotidyltransferase family protein, whose translation MKRNTLIYQKRKEILSLARKHGVIKIQLFGSVAKENDTSDSDVDFLVTFKEDRSLFDLISLKYDLEDLLGMKVDVVTVESLHVLIRDHIVGEVIEL comes from the coding sequence ATGAAACGAAACACTCTTATCTACCAAAAGCGAAAAGAAATATTGAGTCTTGCAAGAAAGCATGGTGTTATAAAAATTCAGTTATTTGGTTCTGTAGCAAAGGAGAACGATACCTCTGATAGTGATGTGGATTTTCTTGTTACTTTTAAAGAAGACCGTTCTCTGTTTGATTTAATATCCTTAAAGTATGATTTAGAAGATCTATTAGGTATGAAAGTTGATGTCGTTACGGTAGAATCTTTACATGTTCTCATCCGAGATCATATCGTTGGTGAGGTTATTGAACTATGA
- a CDS encoding DUF5050 domain-containing protein, which yields MMLKKYMRTLLIAIPVALILSQLIPALLYSDLTTSLKIQYHSFQTRNLERIQISDEYAQGNTVINTNNYGHGVKGEDHYYFVENHLNLVQTTKDFQNKQYLIEQSGGTGINRLNKVDDWIFFSQGKSYNRIKTDGSQQETIFRMGYPLDVHLLGNWIYFRNFSDRSMIYRMDVNGQNLERLVNQSVTDLTLYEDRLYYSYQEDEAGWLKSVDLEGKDLRVEMNREVKDLTVWEGYYFMDYEDDRLYRKNIYDDESPQLLVDEKVSTYALTENGIYYALHSHDVGYPGDGLYKMALDGSDKILLMDTKRVEGLCLLDHWLLFMSSDESMLPNQKKLDLRRDEILEMAQ from the coding sequence ATGATGCTGAAAAAATATATGAGGACGCTTCTTATTGCCATCCCTGTCGCACTGATCTTGAGTCAGCTGATCCCAGCTCTGCTTTACAGTGATCTCACCACCAGTTTGAAAATTCAATACCATTCTTTTCAGACCAGAAACCTTGAGCGAATTCAAATCTCTGATGAATACGCCCAGGGAAACACCGTCATCAATACCAATAATTACGGACATGGAGTAAAAGGGGAGGACCACTATTATTTTGTGGAGAACCATTTGAACCTGGTTCAGACCACCAAGGATTTCCAGAATAAGCAATATCTGATTGAACAATCCGGCGGTACTGGCATCAACCGATTGAATAAGGTGGACGACTGGATTTTTTTCAGCCAGGGCAAAAGCTACAATCGAATCAAGACCGATGGCAGCCAGCAGGAAACTATTTTTCGTATGGGTTATCCCTTGGACGTTCATCTCCTGGGAAACTGGATTTATTTCAGAAATTTTTCCGACAGGTCTATGATTTATCGAATGGATGTGAATGGCCAAAACCTGGAAAGGTTGGTCAACCAGTCCGTTACGGATCTGACTCTTTATGAAGATCGGCTTTATTACAGTTATCAGGAGGATGAAGCCGGATGGCTGAAAAGCGTTGATCTGGAGGGAAAGGATCTGCGAGTGGAAATGAATCGTGAAGTGAAGGATTTAACTGTCTGGGAAGGTTATTATTTCATGGATTATGAAGATGATCGGCTCTATCGAAAAAACATTTATGACGACGAAAGCCCTCAGCTTTTGGTAGACGAAAAGGTATCGACGTATGCCCTCACGGAAAATGGCATCTATTATGCGTTGCATTCCCATGATGTGGGTTATCCGGGTGACGGACTTTATAAAATGGCTCTGGATGGATCGGATAAGATCCTCTTGATGGATACGAAAAGGGTGGAAGGGCTCTGCTTGCTGGATCATTGGCTTCTTTTCATGTCCTCAGACGAAAGCATGCTTCCCAACCAAAAAAAGCTCGATCTTCGAAGGGATGAAATCTTAGAAATGGCTCAATAA